From Bradysia coprophila strain Holo2 chromosome IV unlocalized genomic scaffold, BU_Bcop_v1 contig_5, whole genome shotgun sequence, one genomic window encodes:
- the LOC119072040 gene encoding lipid droplet-associated hydrolase, with amino-acid sequence MQEAFININSIPTHIISWAPWIEESFPKKEVVICITGNPGLPGFYTKFSKTIHDHIDPDTPVWVIGHAGHDEPPETSLRRVPPLRGNEDKYNLDAQIKHKLEFIETYVPDDVKIHLIGHSIGAWMIIEMLKREPAIRDKIQHSYLLFPTIERMAVSPNGFYFTKIFQKIWFLLRFIVIIFSKLPVFFKVFLLSIYFWMASIPRQFLGTGLKYSHLTIMEKVLFLANEEMERVVELDPATLETLRNNHQILKFYYGASDGWTPLKYCHQLKEKIPELDLEIDTRKFDHAFVIKSSEEVGRMVADWIMHRRRY; translated from the exons ATGCAGGAGGCATTTATAAATATCAATTCAATTCCGACTCACATTATCTCGTGGGCACCATGGATTGAGGAATCTTTTCCCAAGAAAGAAGTCGTCATTTGCATAACTG gtAATCCGGGACTGCCTGGCTTTTAcactaaattttcgaaaaccaTTCATGATCACATCGACCCGGATACACCGGTTTGGGTTATAG GACATGCTGGTCACGATGAGCCGCCTGAAACCAGTTTACGTAGGGTTCCTCCGCTTCGTGGAAACGAAGACAAATACAATTTGGATGCTcaaattaaacacaaa TTGGAGTTCATTGAAACATACGTTCCGGACGATGTAAAAATTCATCTAATCGGACATTCCATTGGAGCTTGGATGATCATCGAGATGTTAAAGCGAGAGCCGGCAATTCGTGACAAGATTCAGCATTCATATCTACTATTTCCAACCATTGAACGGATGGCCGTTTCGCCGAACGGATTCTATTTCAccaaaatattccaaaagATTTGGTTTCTACTGCGATTCATTGTGATAATATTCTCCAAACTTCCTGTATTCTTTAAAGTATTTCTGTTGTCGATCTACTTTTGGATGGCCTCAATTCCTCGCCAATTCCTCGGCACTGGATTGAAATATTCGCACCTTACGATCATGGAAAAGGTTCTTTTTCTAGCTAATGAAGAAATGGAGCGGGTTGTTGAATTGGATCCAGCTACGCTGGAAACTTTGCGCAACAATCACCAGATTTTGAAATTCTATTATGGTGCTAGTGATGGATGGACTCCATTGAAATATTGTCatcaattgaaagaaaaaataccGGAACTAGATTTGGAAATTGATACGCGAAAATTTGATCATgcttttgtaataaaatcgtCCGAGGAAGTGGGAAGAATGGTAGCTGACTGGATTATGCATAGGCGAAGATATTGA